The Planktothrix agardhii NIES-204 genomic interval AATGGTTTGCTTTACCCCAATCGCCCCAACTGTTCAAACAATTATTAATGGTATCAGGATTTGATCGATATTATCAAATCGCAAGATGTTTCCGAGATGAAGATTTACGCGCCGATCGCCAACCGGAATTTACCCAATTAGATATGGAAATGAGCTTTATGACCCAGGAAGGAATTCTGGCGTTAAATGAAGCCTTAGTTGCTCATATTTTTAAAACCGTTAAAGGTATAGAAATTCCCCTTCCTTTCCCCCGTTTAACCTATAAAGAAGCCCTAGATCGTTATGGGAGTGATAAACCCGATACTCGCTTTGGTTTAGAGTTAGTGGATGTTTCTGATATTGTTAAAAACTGTGGATTTAAGGTATTTTCAGGGTCGGTAGCATCGGGAGGAATTGTTAAAATTTTACCAATTCCGGGAGGAAATGATGCGATTTCTAATATGCGAATTAAACCCGGTGGCGATCTGTTTAAAGAAGCCTGTGAAGCGGGGGCTAAAGGGTTAGCATTTATTCGAGTACGGGAGGATGGTATTGATACCATTGGCGCGATTAAAGATAACCTAACCGCCGAACAAAAACAGGAAATATTAACCCGCACTAATGCTAAAGCCGGAGATTTACTATTATTTGGGGCGGGGGATATTGCCACAGTTAATAAAACCTTAGACCGTTTACGTCTATTTATTGGGAAAGAATTAGAACTAATTGATCCGAGTAAAATTAATTTATTGTGGATTGTTGAGTTTCCCATGTTTGAATGGAATGACGAAGAAAAACGTTTAGAAGCCCTACATCACCCCTTTACGGCTCCCTATCCCAATGATATTAATGATTTATCCCAAGCCCGGGCGCAGGCCTACGATATAGTTTTAAATGGCTATGAAATAGGCGGTGGTAGTCTAAGGATTTATAAACGGGAAATTCAAGAACAGGTATTTTCAACTATTGGATTAACCCTGGAGGAAGCCTACAGCAAATTCGGCTTTTTATTAGAAGCTTTTGAATATGGAACTCCTCCCCATGGTGGTATTGCCTACGGTTTAGATCGATTGGTTATGTTATTATCTGGAGAGGAATCTATTCGAGATGTGATTGCATTTCCCAAGACCCAACAAGCGGGCTGTCTATTAACTAATGCCCCTTCAAGTGTTGATCAAAAACAGTTAAAGGAACTCCAAGTTACTTCAACTTACAAACCCAAAACTGACAAATAAAACAGTCGGAGGGTCTTGAAAGTGTCATTGAGTCGTACAATGATATTGATCGGTTCCGTTTTTACTAGGAGACTTCAATGCCAGAGGCAGTGGGTGTCATACAAACCCTGGGTTTTCCAGGGGTTTTAGCCGCAGCAGATGCGATGGTCAAAGCTGCGCGAGTTACCCTTGTTTACTATGATTTAGCAGAACGGGGTGAATTTATAGTGGCAGTTCGT includes:
- the aspS gene encoding aspartyl-tRNA synthetase, with the translated sequence MRTHYCGNLRSTHLGETLTLCGWVDRRRDHGGVIFLDLRDRTGIVQIVSDPERTADSYKAAEGLRNEYVVKITGRVSQRPPESLNPKLATGEIEIYADQIELLNGLGKQLPFQISASETETVREDLRLKYRYLDLRRERMTRNLHLRHEVVKAMRRFLEDQEHFIEVETPILTRSTPEGARDYLVPSRVNPGEWFALPQSPQLFKQLLMVSGFDRYYQIARCFRDEDLRADRQPEFTQLDMEMSFMTQEGILALNEALVAHIFKTVKGIEIPLPFPRLTYKEALDRYGSDKPDTRFGLELVDVSDIVKNCGFKVFSGSVASGGIVKILPIPGGNDAISNMRIKPGGDLFKEACEAGAKGLAFIRVREDGIDTIGAIKDNLTAEQKQEILTRTNAKAGDLLLFGAGDIATVNKTLDRLRLFIGKELELIDPSKINLLWIVEFPMFEWNDEEKRLEALHHPFTAPYPNDINDLSQARAQAYDIVLNGYEIGGGSLRIYKREIQEQVFSTIGLTLEEAYSKFGFLLEAFEYGTPPHGGIAYGLDRLVMLLSGEESIRDVIAFPKTQQAGCLLTNAPSSVDQKQLKELQVTSTYKPKTDK